A stretch of Bubalus bubalis isolate 160015118507 breed Murrah chromosome 19, NDDB_SH_1, whole genome shotgun sequence DNA encodes these proteins:
- the TMEM174 gene encoding transmembrane protein 174: protein MEHGCSRMEDFPVNVFSVTPYTPSTADIQVSDDDKAGATLLFSGIFLGLVGVTFTIMGWIKYQGVSHFEWTQLLGPILLSVGVTFILIAVCKFKMLSCQWCKESEERLPDPEQTAGGQSFVFTGINQPITFHGATVVQYIPPPYGSQEPMGMNTTYVQPVVSPCGLIPTGGLAATMPSPPQYYTIYPPENAAFADDQDYPSFVDTADGRSSPDAEQLEETPLGDEDSACFSPPPYEEICSPPR, encoded by the exons ATGGAGCACGGCTGCAGCCGCATGGAGGACTTCCCTGTCAACGTGTTCTCGGTCACTCCCTACACTCCCAGCACCGCCGACATCCAGGTGTCAGACGACGACAAGGCAGGGGCCACCTTGCTCTTCTCGGGCATCTTCCTGGGACTGGTGGGGGTCACATTCACCATCATGGGCTGGATCAAATACCAAGGGGTCTCCCACTTCGAATGGACCCAGCTCCTCGGGCCCATCCTGCTGTCGGTGGGGGTGACGTTCATCCTGATTGCCGTGTGCAAGTTCAAAATGCTGTCCTGCCAGTGGTGCAAAGAAAGTGAGGAGAGGCTCCCGGATCCGGAGCAGACAGCGGGAGGACAATCATTTGTGTTCACTGGTATCAACCAACCCATCACCTTCCATGGTGCCACTGTGGTGCAGTATATCCCTCCTCCTTATGGCTCTCAAGAGCCTATGGGGATGAATACCACCTACGTGCAGCCAGTGGTGAGCCCATGTGGCCTCATACCCACTGGAGGGTTGGCGGCCACCATGCCAAGCCCTCCTCAGTACTACACCATCTACCCTCCGGAGAATGCTGCCTTTGCTGACGACCAGGACTACCCTTCCTTTGTGGACACTGCAGATGGCAG GTCCAGCCCTGATGCTGAGCAGCTAGAAGAGACACCGCTGGGTGACGAGGACTCTGCCTGCTTCTCCCCTCCTCCGTATGAGGAGATATGCTCCCCTCCTCGCTAG